A stretch of the Rodentibacter haemolyticus genome encodes the following:
- a CDS encoding NapC/NirT family cytochrome c encodes MAKLKSFSVLTALIFVGVGAVVLLGVQQVMKATNSTEFCLSCHSMEQPKAEWEASSHFSNAKGIRAECADCHVPQDGLHYVKAKFIALKDLWYTITDKLPNQDVYEKYRSEMAQRVWKEMKETDSATCKSCHSADAMELSEQSEAARKMHKLAQETNQTCIDCHKGLVHFMPEMEVDNAAAADELTKHGGEFSNHDKTLYALAMKSVQSVQGGEVRLMPYAELTDWKETNGKLTALLKGWQQVGAESVMYMDLGKRITVALLSDEVKDKAQVVKTVHDSVTDSEWNAITMEIIAPKEAVTANISALNHFGNNLNQTHCSGCHAVIDADHYTANQWIGIVNSMKDRTSMSADDVRTLTIFLQRNGKDMVGSSH; translated from the coding sequence ATGGCTAAATTAAAAAGTTTTTCGGTTTTAACCGCACTTATTTTTGTGGGGGTGGGGGCAGTAGTGCTTTTGGGGGTGCAACAAGTAATGAAGGCGACAAATTCCACTGAATTTTGTTTGAGTTGTCATTCTATGGAACAGCCTAAAGCGGAATGGGAAGCCAGTTCACATTTTTCCAATGCTAAAGGCATTCGGGCAGAATGTGCTGATTGTCATGTTCCGCAAGACGGCTTGCATTATGTTAAGGCTAAATTTATTGCTTTGAAAGATTTGTGGTACACCATCACAGATAAATTGCCGAACCAAGATGTTTATGAAAAATATCGATCAGAGATGGCGCAACGGGTTTGGAAAGAGATGAAGGAGACTGATTCAGCCACTTGCAAATCTTGCCACAGTGCAGATGCCATGGAATTGAGTGAACAATCCGAAGCAGCACGGAAAATGCATAAATTGGCACAAGAAACGAATCAAACCTGTATTGATTGCCATAAGGGATTAGTGCATTTTATGCCGGAAATGGAAGTCGATAATGCAGCCGCTGCGGATGAGTTAACGAAACATGGCGGCGAATTTTCTAATCATGATAAGACACTTTACGCATTAGCGATGAAATCGGTTCAATCGGTACAAGGTGGTGAGGTGCGTTTAATGCCTTATGCCGAATTAACCGATTGGAAAGAAACGAATGGAAAATTGACCGCACTTTTGAAAGGTTGGCAACAAGTCGGCGCTGAAAGTGTGATGTATATGGATTTAGGTAAACGAATTACGGTGGCATTACTTAGTGATGAGGTAAAAGATAAAGCACAGGTTGTGAAAACGGTGCACGATTCGGTCACTGATTCCGAATGGAATGCGATCACAATGGAAATCATTGCGCCAAAAGAAGCGGTAACAGCCAATATTTCCGCATTGAATCATTTTGGTAATAATTTAAATCAAACCCATTGTAGCGGTTGTCATGCGGTAATTGATGCGGATCACTATACGGCTAATCAATGGATCGGCATCGTAAATTCGATGAAAGATCGTACATCAATGAGTGCTGATGATGTACGTACTTTAACGATTTTCTTACAACGTAATGGGAAAGATATGGTCGGTTCATCTCACTAA
- the fucU gene encoding L-fucose mutarotase, which produces MLKGIHPVISPELLKILAEMGHGDEIVLADAHFPAHALHHKVIRADGVNVATLLTAISPLFEFDTYVDAPLIMMQAVTGDTLDPQVEQNYAAAIKSAVGNCPVLARIERFAFYERAKSAYAVVISGETAKYGNIILKKGVTPISL; this is translated from the coding sequence ATGTTAAAAGGTATTCACCCGGTAATTTCCCCCGAACTGTTAAAAATACTTGCCGAAATGGGGCACGGCGATGAGATTGTGTTGGCAGATGCCCATTTCCCGGCACATGCTCTTCATCATAAGGTGATTCGGGCGGATGGTGTCAATGTCGCCACTCTCTTAACCGCAATCAGTCCGTTATTTGAATTTGATACTTATGTGGATGCACCGTTAATAATGATGCAAGCGGTCACAGGTGATACGCTCGATCCGCAAGTTGAACAAAACTATGCCGCCGCCATTAAAAGTGCGGTCGGAAATTGTCCTGTTTTAGCCCGAATCGAACGCTTTGCTTTTTATGAGCGGGCGAAATCCGCTTATGCCGTCGTAATCAGCGGTGAAACCGCTAAATATGGCAATATTATTCTCAAAAAAGGCGTTACACCGATTTCATTATAA
- the fucP gene encoding L-fucose:H+ symporter permease — MTAKVLEKKYVVPFILITSLFALWGFANDITNPMVAAFQTVMEMPAAEAALIQFAFYGGYGTMAIPAALFIGRYSYKAGILLGLGLYAIGALLFYPAAIYEEFIFFLLSIYILTFGLAFLETTANPYILSMGDPKTATRRLNFAQSFNPLGSISGMFIASQFVLTALESDKRNADGSLIFNTLSAAEKAVIKTHDLEVIRNPYVILGLVVIGIFIVIALFKMPTTKIEEEAKIPFSTAVKRLAANAKYREGVIAQVFYVGVQIMVWTFIIQYAERLGFTKAEAQHYNIIAMGIFIISRFISTALMKYLKAEFILTLFAIGGFFSIVGVIFIDGVAGLYCLVLTSAFMSLMFPTIYGIALNDLKEESTLGAAGLVMAIVGGALMPPLQGMLIDQGTIMGMPAVNVSFILPLLCFVMIAIYGFRTWKIHK, encoded by the coding sequence ATGACTGCAAAAGTATTAGAGAAAAAGTATGTTGTTCCCTTTATTTTAATTACCTCATTATTCGCATTATGGGGATTTGCCAATGATATTACCAATCCGATGGTGGCGGCGTTTCAAACGGTGATGGAAATGCCGGCGGCTGAAGCAGCCCTTATTCAATTTGCGTTCTACGGTGGTTACGGCACAATGGCCATTCCCGCGGCGTTGTTTATCGGACGTTATAGCTACAAAGCCGGTATTTTGTTGGGCTTAGGGCTTTATGCTATCGGTGCGTTATTGTTTTATCCGGCTGCGATTTATGAAGAGTTTATCTTCTTCTTACTTTCCATTTATATCCTTACCTTTGGTTTGGCATTTTTGGAAACCACAGCAAATCCTTATATCCTTTCAATGGGGGATCCGAAAACGGCAACCCGCCGACTTAATTTCGCTCAATCTTTTAACCCATTAGGTTCAATTAGCGGGATGTTTATTGCCTCACAATTTGTCTTGACCGCCTTGGAATCGGATAAGCGTAATGCGGATGGTAGTTTAATTTTTAATACCCTATCTGCGGCGGAAAAAGCGGTCATCAAAACTCATGACTTAGAAGTTATCCGTAACCCTTATGTTATTCTCGGTTTGGTGGTTATCGGTATTTTTATTGTTATCGCTCTTTTTAAAATGCCGACCACCAAAATCGAAGAAGAGGCAAAAATTCCGTTTTCCACCGCAGTTAAACGTTTAGCGGCAAACGCCAAATATCGCGAAGGGGTGATTGCGCAAGTCTTTTATGTCGGTGTTCAAATTATGGTGTGGACGTTTATCATTCAGTATGCGGAACGTTTAGGGTTTACCAAAGCCGAAGCGCAGCACTACAACATCATTGCAATGGGGATTTTTATTATCAGTCGATTTATCAGTACCGCACTAATGAAATATCTAAAAGCGGAATTTATTTTAACCTTATTTGCAATCGGAGGTTTCTTCAGCATAGTAGGGGTTATCTTTATTGATGGCGTTGCAGGGTTATACTGCTTAGTGCTTACTTCAGCCTTTATGTCGTTGATGTTCCCGACGATTTACGGTATCGCGCTCAACGACCTAAAAGAAGAATCCACACTCGGTGCGGCAGGATTAGTGATGGCGATTGTCGGCGGCGCATTAATGCCACCGTTACAAGGAATGCTTATCGACCAAGGAACAATAATGGGAATGCCGGCAGTGAATGTTTCCTTTATCTTACCTCTCCTTTGTTTCGTAATGATTGCCATCTACGGTTTCAGAACTTGGAAAATACATAAATAA
- the fucA gene encoding L-fuculose-phosphate aldolase, translated as MTRIELSQKIIDTCLEMTRLGLNQGTAGNVSVRYQNGMLITPTGTPYHLLTPEQIVFVDNNGQHEEGKLPSSEWHFHLAVYQARQDANAVVHNHAINCAAVSILEKSIPPFHYMIGVGGADHIPCVPYATFGTPKLAEYVREGIRQSKAILLAHHGMIAAESNLDKALWLAHEVEVLAEWYIKLLATGLDIPLLSEQEMSVVLGKFKSYGLRIEE; from the coding sequence ATGACAAGAATCGAGCTTTCACAAAAAATTATTGATACTTGCTTGGAAATGACCCGTTTAGGGTTAAATCAAGGTACCGCAGGTAATGTCAGTGTACGTTATCAAAACGGTATGTTAATTACCCCGACCGGCACTCCCTACCATTTGCTTACGCCGGAGCAAATTGTGTTTGTCGATAATAACGGACAGCATGAAGAAGGTAAATTGCCTTCCAGTGAATGGCATTTCCACCTTGCGGTTTATCAAGCCCGTCAAGATGCTAATGCTGTAGTACATAACCATGCCATAAATTGTGCGGCAGTTTCGATTTTAGAAAAATCCATTCCGCCGTTTCACTATATGATCGGGGTAGGGGGGGCGGATCACATTCCTTGTGTGCCCTATGCTACGTTCGGTACGCCAAAATTGGCGGAATATGTGCGAGAAGGAATCCGACAATCTAAGGCAATTTTGCTTGCTCACCACGGTATGATTGCCGCTGAAAGCAATTTGGATAAAGCCTTATGGCTTGCACATGAAGTTGAAGTGCTTGCCGAATGGTATATCAAATTGCTTGCTACGGGTTTGGATATTCCGTTGTTGTCCGAGCAAGAAATGTCAGTGGTATTAGGCAAATTTAAATCCTATGGGTTGCGTATTGAAGAGTAG
- the fucK gene encoding L-fuculokinase: MSVVLIFDCGATNLRTIAIDQYGKIVAAHHLPNKTKQGLESPDYHIWDFEEIWQKLLHCTQQTLSRLKEMTIPLSEVIGIGVTTFGVDGTMFDKQGKQLYPVISWKCPRTQMIMQRLEHYLDVQKLYQRNGVGQYAFNTLFKLLWLKENQPTLYARMDKFLFISSMITYRLTGNLTTDRTMAGTSMMTNLSSGDWDQEVLQVLGLTPDRFPPMLNAGEQVGVLNATLTEQLGLSPIPVISCGHDTQFAVFGSGAALHQPVLSSGTWEILMARTHIAEPDIAFIPQGLTTEFDAQSNCFNPAVQWVGSGVMEWVGRMFFSDVMNSERYYETMIREAEQQAVGSGGIFAGGCFSELHKGTLYGLSMHCQRGQIYRAMLEYMALRLKQGLTVLQQVSHFQAESVICVGGGSKNRLWNQIRADVLNLPIEIVDVSESTVLGAAMFVFTALRVYPNVETAQRQMRAKTQRIYPSAQSVAYQQWLQQYQERLC; encoded by the coding sequence ATCATATTTGGGATTTTGAAGAAATTTGGCAAAAATTATTACATTGTACTCAACAAACGCTTTCTCGTTTGAAAGAAATGACTATTCCGTTAAGTGAAGTCATTGGTATCGGCGTTACGACTTTTGGCGTAGATGGGACAATGTTTGATAAACAGGGAAAACAATTGTATCCGGTTATTTCGTGGAAATGTCCTCGCACGCAAATGATAATGCAACGTCTTGAGCATTATCTTGATGTACAAAAACTGTATCAACGTAACGGTGTCGGGCAATATGCGTTTAATACCTTATTCAAATTGTTATGGTTAAAAGAAAATCAGCCGACACTTTATGCCCGAATGGATAAGTTCCTGTTTATTTCATCAATGATTACCTATCGTTTGACCGGCAATCTCACCACCGACCGTACAATGGCGGGAACATCAATGATGACAAATCTTTCTAGCGGTGATTGGGATCAGGAAGTTCTGCAAGTATTAGGTTTAACACCCGACCGTTTTCCCCCAATGTTAAATGCCGGCGAGCAAGTCGGCGTGTTGAATGCGACGTTAACAGAACAACTTGGTTTATCGCCTATACCTGTTATTTCCTGCGGACACGATACGCAATTTGCCGTGTTCGGCTCAGGGGCGGCATTACATCAACCGGTTCTCAGTTCCGGCACTTGGGAAATTTTAATGGCCCGGACTCATATAGCCGAACCGGACATTGCTTTTATACCACAAGGATTAACCACAGAATTTGATGCACAGTCTAATTGTTTCAATCCGGCGGTGCAGTGGGTCGGCTCGGGTGTAATGGAATGGGTCGGCAGAATGTTTTTCTCCGATGTAATGAATAGTGAACGGTATTACGAAACAATGATCCGTGAAGCTGAACAACAAGCGGTTGGTTCCGGTGGTATTTTTGCCGGCGGATGTTTTTCTGAACTTCACAAGGGCACGCTTTACGGCTTATCAATGCACTGTCAACGGGGGCAGATCTATCGAGCAATGTTGGAGTATATGGCATTACGGCTGAAACAAGGCTTAACGGTTTTACAACAGGTCAGCCATTTCCAAGCGGAAAGTGTGATTTGCGTTGGCGGCGGTTCAAAGAACCGTTTGTGGAATCAAATTCGTGCCGATGTACTGAATTTGCCGATAGAGATTGTCGATGTGTCTGAAAGCACGGTGTTAGGCGCGGCAATGTTTGTTTTTACTGCGCTTAGAGTTTATCCGAATGTCGAAACCGCCCAACGGCAAATGCGGGCAAAAACACAACGAATCTATCCGTCGGCTCAATCCGTCGCTTATCAACAATGGTTACAGCAATATCAGGAGCGTCTATGTTAA
- the pyrG gene encoding glutamine hydrolyzing CTP synthase — protein sequence MATNYIFVTGGVVSSLGKGIAAASLAAILEARGLNVTIMKLDPYINVDPGTMSPTQHGEVFVTQDGAETDLDLGHYERFIRTKMTKRNNFTTGKIYSEVLRKERRGDYLGATIQVIPHITNEIKDRVIAGAQGHDVVIVEVGGTVGDIESLPFLEALRQLAVQVGREHTLFMHLTLVPYIPTAGEVKTKPTQHSVKELLSIGIQPDVLICRSDRMIPPNERAKIALFCNVPERAVISLKDVNSIYQIPALLKSQGLDDFVCERFRLNCPEADLSEWEQVLYKQANPVGEVTIGMVGKYIELPDAYKSVNEALKHAGLTNRLTVNIKYIDSQDVETKGVEVLKGIDGILVPGGFGYRGVEGKIMTAQYARENHIPYLGICLGMQIALIEYARNVAGLAKANSSEFDRTCEQPVVALITEWQDAEGNTEVRTDNSDLGGTMRLGAQQCHLIEGSRARELYGSEIIEERHRHRYEVNNTLLPQIEKAGLKVTGLSADKKLVEIIEVPNHPWFVACQFHPEFTSTPRDGHPLFAGFVKAAYENHKKSA from the coding sequence ATGGCTACAAATTATATTTTCGTTACCGGTGGTGTGGTTTCATCGTTAGGTAAAGGCATTGCAGCGGCCTCATTAGCGGCAATTTTAGAAGCGCGTGGTTTAAACGTGACCATTATGAAACTTGACCCTTACATTAATGTGGATCCGGGGACAATGAGCCCTACACAGCATGGTGAAGTCTTTGTTACTCAAGACGGCGCTGAAACAGACTTGGATCTCGGGCATTATGAACGTTTCATTCGTACCAAAATGACAAAACGTAATAATTTCACCACCGGTAAAATCTATTCTGAAGTATTACGTAAAGAACGCCGTGGTGATTACTTAGGGGCAACCATTCAGGTTATTCCGCATATTACCAATGAAATCAAAGATCGTGTTATTGCCGGGGCGCAAGGTCATGATGTCGTGATTGTAGAAGTGGGGGGCACTGTCGGGGATATTGAATCTTTACCCTTCCTCGAAGCCTTACGTCAGCTGGCGGTACAAGTGGGGCGTGAACACACCTTATTTATGCATTTAACCTTAGTTCCTTACATTCCTACAGCCGGTGAAGTGAAAACGAAACCGACGCAGCATTCCGTGAAGGAATTGCTTTCTATCGGGATTCAACCGGATGTATTGATCTGCCGTTCTGACCGAATGATTCCGCCGAATGAACGTGCGAAAATTGCACTATTTTGTAATGTGCCGGAGCGTGCGGTTATTTCATTAAAGGATGTCAATTCGATTTATCAAATTCCGGCATTATTAAAATCTCAAGGTTTAGATGATTTCGTATGTGAGCGTTTTCGTTTGAATTGTCCGGAAGCGGATCTTTCCGAATGGGAACAAGTGCTTTATAAACAAGCGAATCCGGTCGGGGAAGTCACCATCGGTATGGTCGGGAAATATATCGAATTGCCGGATGCCTACAAATCCGTGAATGAAGCATTAAAACACGCAGGCTTAACCAATCGCCTAACCGTGAATATCAAATACATTGATTCGCAAGATGTAGAAACCAAAGGCGTAGAAGTATTAAAGGGGATAGACGGTATTCTTGTACCGGGTGGTTTTGGTTATCGCGGTGTGGAAGGCAAAATTATGACTGCACAGTATGCGCGTGAAAATCACATTCCCTACCTAGGCATTTGTTTAGGAATGCAAATTGCATTGATTGAATATGCACGTAACGTTGCGGGACTAGCCAAGGCAAACTCCTCCGAATTTGACCGCACTTGCGAACAACCGGTGGTAGCGTTAATCACCGAATGGCAGGATGCGGAAGGAAATACAGAGGTTAGAACCGATAACTCGGATCTTGGCGGAACGATGCGTTTGGGAGCACAACAATGCCATTTAATCGAAGGCAGCCGTGCGCGTGAATTATATGGTTCGGAAATTATTGAAGAACGTCATCGCCACCGCTACGAAGTGAATAACACCTTGCTTCCTCAAATTGAAAAGGCAGGCTTGAAAGTGACAGGTTTATCTGCGGATAAAAAATTGGTGGAGATCATCGAAGTGCCGAATCATCCTTGGTTTGTGGCTTGTCAATTCCATCCGGAATTTACTTCCACGCCACGTGACGGTCATCCGTTATTTGCCGGGTTTGTAAAAGCGGCTTATGAAAATCATAAAAAGTCAGCGTAA
- the torA gene encoding trimethylamine-N-oxide reductase TorA, which yields MKKDKINTKRKDFLKNSSLGAAGISLSGAIDGGVIGALASASAVAAESTTVVTAAHWGPLGVVVENGKVVKSGPAIVPALENELQSVVADQLYSETRIKYPMVRKGYLENPGKSDTTLRGHDEWVRVSWEQALDLVDKEFKRVRAEGGFENIFGGSYGWKSSGSLHSSRTLLHRYLNATGGFVGHKGDYSTGAAQVIIPHVLGTIEVYEQQTSWETILETSELVVLWSANPITTMRIAWTATDQKGLEYFKKLKESGKRIICIDPVKSESCEYLGAEWIPIHTATDVALMLGIAHTLVAADKHDKEFLKKYTTGYDKFERYLLGKEDGQVKDAQWAAEICGVPAEVIGQLANDFSSKRTMLMAGWGMQRQRHGEQTHWMLVTLASMLGQIGLPGGGFGLSYHYSNGGVPTTTGGVIGAMSATLDNDTSNTGQSWLSKSAKLSFPLARISDVLLNPGKTIEFNGTEITYPDIKLIYWAGGNPFVHHQDTNTLVKAWQKPETIIVNEVNWTPTARMADIVLPITTSYERNDLTMTGDYSMMHILPMKKVVEPQFEARSDYDVFAELAKRAGVEDLFTEGKTEMDWLKYFYQSAFNAARKNRVLMPKFEKFWEENKPITFTANEKAKKWVRYGEFREDPLLNPLGTPSGKIEIYSEVVAKMQYDDCKGHPTWMVPEEFAGNVTAEAPLALVTPHPYYRLHSQLANTSLREKYAVSDREPVLINTADAKVRGIVNGDVVRVFNRRGQVLAGAVVTDGIIKGTVALYEGAWYDPHELATAEKPLCKNGCPNVLTRDEGTSKLAQGNSPNTAIVQVEKFVGEVPAVTVFKEPKYMQM from the coding sequence ATGAAAAAAGACAAAATCAATACGAAGCGTAAAGACTTTTTGAAAAATTCCTCACTAGGCGCTGCCGGAATTTCATTAAGTGGAGCGATTGACGGTGGTGTTATTGGTGCGTTAGCTTCCGCCTCTGCAGTCGCAGCCGAATCTACAACGGTTGTTACCGCCGCACATTGGGGACCGCTCGGTGTTGTCGTTGAAAACGGTAAAGTGGTTAAATCCGGCCCTGCCATTGTTCCTGCATTAGAAAATGAATTGCAATCTGTGGTGGCTGATCAACTTTATAGTGAAACCCGCATTAAATATCCTATGGTGCGTAAAGGTTATTTAGAAAATCCCGGAAAGAGTGATACCACCCTGCGTGGGCATGATGAATGGGTGCGGGTTTCTTGGGAGCAGGCACTGGATTTGGTGGATAAAGAGTTTAAACGGGTTCGAGCCGAAGGGGGCTTCGAAAATATATTCGGAGGCTCTTACGGTTGGAAAAGTTCGGGTTCTTTACACTCAAGCCGTACGCTGTTGCACCGCTATTTAAATGCGACAGGAGGATTCGTAGGACACAAAGGCGACTATTCTACCGGTGCTGCTCAGGTCATAATACCGCATGTTCTCGGTACGATTGAGGTTTATGAACAACAAACCAGTTGGGAAACGATTTTAGAAACGTCGGAATTAGTTGTGTTGTGGTCAGCTAATCCGATTACAACGATGCGTATCGCTTGGACGGCAACCGATCAAAAGGGGTTGGAATATTTCAAAAAATTAAAAGAATCCGGTAAACGGATTATTTGTATTGATCCGGTTAAAAGCGAAAGCTGCGAATATCTTGGTGCGGAGTGGATTCCTATTCATACGGCGACTGATGTAGCATTAATGTTAGGCATTGCACATACTTTAGTTGCTGCTGACAAACATGATAAAGAATTCCTGAAAAAATACACGACCGGTTATGATAAGTTTGAACGTTATTTATTAGGAAAAGAAGACGGTCAAGTTAAAGATGCACAATGGGCAGCCGAAATTTGTGGCGTACCTGCGGAAGTTATTGGTCAATTAGCCAATGATTTTTCATCGAAACGAACGATGTTAATGGCGGGTTGGGGAATGCAGCGTCAACGCCATGGCGAACAAACTCATTGGATGTTGGTTACTCTGGCGTCTATGTTAGGTCAAATAGGTTTGCCAGGCGGTGGTTTCGGATTAAGTTATCATTATTCTAACGGCGGCGTACCGACAACAACCGGAGGGGTAATCGGTGCTATGTCTGCGACATTGGATAACGATACGTCAAATACAGGGCAATCTTGGTTATCAAAATCGGCTAAACTCAGTTTCCCGCTTGCCCGTATCTCAGATGTGTTATTAAATCCGGGTAAAACGATTGAATTTAACGGTACGGAAATTACCTACCCGGATATTAAGTTAATTTATTGGGCCGGAGGTAATCCGTTTGTACACCATCAAGATACCAATACGTTAGTAAAAGCATGGCAAAAACCGGAAACCATAATTGTTAATGAAGTTAACTGGACACCGACTGCCCGTATGGCGGATATCGTATTACCAATCACGACAAGTTATGAACGTAATGATTTAACAATGACGGGAGATTATTCAATGATGCATATTCTCCCGATGAAAAAGGTTGTGGAACCGCAATTTGAAGCTCGAAGTGATTACGATGTGTTCGCAGAATTGGCAAAACGAGCCGGGGTGGAAGACCTATTTACCGAAGGTAAAACAGAAATGGATTGGCTGAAATATTTTTACCAATCAGCATTTAATGCAGCCCGTAAAAACCGAGTGTTAATGCCAAAATTTGAGAAATTCTGGGAAGAGAATAAACCTATTACTTTTACCGCAAATGAAAAAGCGAAGAAATGGGTACGTTACGGAGAATTTCGTGAAGATCCGTTATTGAACCCATTGGGTACGCCATCCGGTAAAATTGAAATTTATTCTGAGGTCGTTGCTAAAATGCAGTATGACGATTGTAAAGGTCATCCGACTTGGATGGTGCCGGAAGAATTTGCCGGCAATGTAACGGCTGAAGCACCGCTTGCGTTAGTTACTCCGCATCCTTATTATCGTTTACATAGTCAATTAGCTAATACGTCACTACGTGAAAAATATGCGGTAAGCGATCGTGAACCTGTATTAATTAATACGGCAGATGCTAAGGTTCGTGGCATTGTGAACGGCGATGTGGTACGTGTTTTCAACCGACGCGGTCAAGTTTTGGCGGGGGCTGTAGTGACGGACGGAATCATCAAAGGCACAGTGGCATTATATGAAGGTGCTTGGTATGACCCGCACGAATTGGCTACGGCAGAAAAACCATTGTGCAAAAACGGTTGCCCTAACGTTTTAACCCGTGATGAAGGCACATCTAAATTAGCACAAGGAAACTCACCGAATACCGCTATTGTTCAGGTTGAGAAATTTGTAGGTGAAGTCCCTGCCGTAACAGTGTTTAAAGAACCTAAATATATGCAGATGTAA